The following coding sequences are from one Pseudomonas mendocina window:
- a CDS encoding YmfL family putative regulatory protein: protein MKRPILDSRRRAVLAVVAAFPGGRECAATCLGLDLKQFDNKLYENPGHRPLTDEQVLQLEKVAGTTYLPDYLTGLYNGVYVAMPEPADTDNIDLLARAMGTAVKRGKVDAMILKALEDGQIDEAELASIITAHRQHIAARHAEVGAILALHRKPQP from the coding sequence ATGAAGCGCCCGATTCTTGATAGCCGTCGTCGTGCGGTGCTGGCCGTGGTGGCCGCCTTCCCAGGTGGCCGCGAATGCGCCGCCACCTGCCTAGGGCTGGATCTCAAGCAGTTCGATAACAAGCTGTACGAGAACCCCGGCCACCGCCCGCTGACGGACGAACAGGTGCTGCAACTGGAGAAGGTCGCCGGCACCACCTATCTGCCCGACTACCTCACCGGCCTCTACAACGGTGTGTACGTCGCCATGCCCGAGCCGGCAGACACAGACAACATCGACCTGCTGGCCCGCGCCATGGGCACCGCGGTCAAGCGCGGCAAGGTCGACGCGATGATCCTCAAAGCCCTGGAAGACGGGCAAATCGACGAAGCCGAGCTGGCCAGCATCATCACCGCCCACCGCCAGCACATCGCCGCGCGCCACGCTGAAGTCGGCGCCATCCTCGCCCTGCACAGGAAGCCCCAGCCATGA
- a CDS encoding ogr/Delta-like zinc finger family protein, which translates to MTTNSGGYKCLCPACGSRMRIRNSETQTPTFKTMYAQCCNLACGATYTGSLTWDYALSPSGLDKPRISLPIAPSVQRMQALRDSQPNTDQLDLLDAMEATA; encoded by the coding sequence ATGACCACCAACAGCGGCGGTTACAAATGCCTCTGCCCGGCCTGCGGCAGCCGTATGCGCATCCGCAACAGCGAAACGCAAACGCCCACCTTCAAGACCATGTACGCGCAGTGCTGCAACCTGGCCTGTGGCGCCACTTATACCGGCTCGCTCACCTGGGATTACGCGCTCAGCCCCAGCGGGTTGGACAAGCCACGTATCAGCCTGCCCATCGCCCCCTCGGTGCAACGCATGCAGGCGCTGCGCGACAGCCAGCCGAATACCGACCAGCTCGACCTGCTCGATGCCATGGAGGCCACCGCATGA
- a CDS encoding toprim domain-containing protein: MQTKLRDEIVTRIQRDYPGLKPIRGTQYMRKGKCPACGKPELYTFTDSPWLLICGRGKCGAQYHVKDLYDDLFNDWSERAPATDQQPNATARAYLEFARGFRMELIEGWFTQENFWSRELGFGSATVRFPLAKGGYWERLIDRPERFGKQKARFAPGASYKGVWWCPPSLDLTTLDELHIVEGIFDAIALLHHDVPAVSAMSCNAFPEQSLRELKQACIDADRCLPTLVWALDNEPVARSYTRKWVAQARALGFTCEAALIPQRGKKVDWNDLHQRWAFIDDAEQRAERVAADLDEARYQGALLIADSASEKGLLMYQRNEWREFHFGFDNRLYWWSLDLDKYNKAVQAIEGDDKGEHRELSNAQIRERALRLSGSVNEIANCYFEALYFQRNEITDESWYYLRVDFPHGAPSVKNTFTATHIAAASEFKKRLLGMAAGAMFTGTGQQLEKIMKLQTYGIKTVETIDFVGYSRDHGCYVYGDIAVKDGQVYEANAEDYFEFGKLRIKTLQKGVTIRPSRDAKAYSSEWFELLWTCFGAQGAVALVWFFGSLFCEQIRARWQSFPFLEATGEAGAGKTTLLNLLWKLLGRPGYEGFDPMKSTKAGRSRLMGQVAGMPVVYLEADRHSDDKPHAKTFEWDELKDFFGGGTLATKGVKTAGNETYEPPFRGTIAISQNAAVVAHEAIMTRICKLHFVRPQVTPESRAAADKLNALDGDMLSHFLLLAIKAEAGVLDAFAEYFPGYESRLRRLHTHCWQCETPYATANESHACPNCGNTLRGYIRVERISKNHAMLLALLHCLRQVAPISDAQVSATQRQIITMALERQASISADHQHVAEFWEVFDFLEGLDGEGPVVNHSNNAEKGEIAINLNDFYERAQEHKQKLPDINVLRDLLKESRSRKFVDANVAVASAVRKHQAKRNNLTVFKSPTVKCWIFQQHPKAGAATPA; this comes from the coding sequence ATGCAAACCAAACTGCGCGACGAGATCGTCACCCGTATCCAGCGCGACTACCCCGGCCTCAAGCCCATCCGTGGCACCCAGTACATGCGCAAGGGCAAGTGTCCGGCCTGCGGCAAGCCCGAGCTGTACACATTCACCGACTCGCCCTGGCTGCTGATCTGCGGCCGAGGCAAATGCGGCGCGCAGTACCACGTCAAAGACCTCTACGACGACCTGTTCAACGACTGGAGCGAGCGCGCACCGGCCACCGACCAGCAACCCAACGCCACCGCCCGCGCCTACCTGGAATTCGCCCGCGGCTTCCGCATGGAGCTGATCGAAGGCTGGTTCACCCAAGAGAACTTCTGGTCACGCGAGCTCGGCTTCGGCAGCGCCACCGTGCGCTTCCCGCTGGCCAAAGGTGGCTACTGGGAACGCCTGATCGACCGCCCCGAGCGCTTCGGCAAGCAGAAGGCCCGCTTCGCGCCCGGTGCCAGCTACAAGGGTGTCTGGTGGTGCCCGCCGTCGCTCGACCTCACCACGCTGGACGAGCTGCATATCGTCGAGGGCATCTTCGACGCCATCGCCCTGCTGCACCACGACGTGCCGGCCGTCTCGGCCATGAGCTGCAACGCCTTCCCCGAGCAATCGCTCCGCGAGCTGAAACAGGCCTGCATCGACGCTGACCGTTGCCTGCCCACCCTGGTCTGGGCGCTGGACAACGAGCCCGTAGCCCGCAGCTACACCCGCAAATGGGTCGCCCAGGCCCGTGCACTCGGTTTCACCTGCGAGGCCGCGCTAATCCCCCAGCGCGGCAAAAAAGTGGACTGGAACGACCTGCACCAGCGCTGGGCCTTCATAGACGACGCCGAACAGCGTGCAGAGCGCGTAGCGGCCGATCTGGACGAAGCCCGCTACCAGGGCGCCCTGCTGATCGCCGACAGCGCCTCGGAAAAAGGCCTGCTCATGTACCAGCGCAACGAGTGGCGCGAGTTCCACTTCGGCTTCGACAACCGCCTGTATTGGTGGTCGCTCGACCTGGACAAATACAACAAGGCCGTTCAGGCGATCGAGGGCGACGACAAGGGCGAACACCGCGAGCTGAGCAACGCGCAAATCCGTGAACGCGCCTTGCGCCTGTCCGGCAGCGTCAACGAAATCGCCAACTGCTACTTCGAAGCCCTGTACTTCCAGCGCAACGAGATCACCGACGAATCCTGGTACTACCTGCGCGTCGACTTCCCCCACGGCGCGCCCAGCGTCAAGAACACCTTCACCGCCACCCACATCGCCGCCGCCAGCGAGTTCAAAAAGCGCCTGCTTGGCATGGCCGCCGGCGCCATGTTTACCGGTACCGGCCAGCAGCTCGAAAAGATCATGAAGCTGCAGACCTACGGCATCAAAACCGTCGAAACCATCGACTTTGTGGGCTACAGCCGCGACCACGGTTGCTACGTGTATGGCGATATCGCCGTCAAGGACGGCCAGGTCTACGAGGCCAACGCCGAGGACTATTTCGAGTTCGGCAAGCTGCGCATCAAGACCCTGCAAAAAGGCGTCACCATCCGACCCAGCCGCGACGCGAAGGCCTACAGCAGCGAATGGTTCGAGCTGCTCTGGACGTGCTTCGGCGCCCAGGGTGCGGTGGCCCTGGTGTGGTTCTTTGGCTCGCTGTTCTGCGAACAGATTCGCGCCCGCTGGCAGTCCTTCCCCTTCCTGGAGGCGACCGGAGAGGCCGGCGCCGGCAAAACCACCCTGCTCAACCTGCTGTGGAAGTTGCTCGGCCGCCCCGGTTACGAGGGCTTCGACCCGATGAAATCCACCAAAGCAGGTCGCTCGCGCCTCATGGGTCAGGTGGCCGGCATGCCCGTGGTGTATCTGGAGGCCGACCGCCACAGCGACGACAAACCCCACGCCAAAACCTTTGAATGGGACGAGCTGAAAGACTTCTTCGGCGGCGGCACCCTGGCCACCAAGGGCGTGAAAACAGCGGGCAACGAAACCTACGAGCCGCCCTTTCGCGGCACCATCGCCATCAGCCAGAACGCGGCCGTAGTGGCACACGAAGCGATCATGACGCGCATCTGCAAGCTGCATTTCGTGCGCCCCCAGGTAACGCCGGAGAGCCGTGCAGCGGCGGACAAACTCAACGCCCTGGACGGCGACATGCTCAGCCACTTCCTGCTGCTGGCCATCAAGGCAGAAGCCGGCGTGCTGGACGCCTTCGCCGAGTACTTCCCCGGCTATGAATCGCGCCTGCGCCGCCTGCACACCCACTGCTGGCAGTGCGAGACGCCCTACGCCACCGCCAACGAAAGCCACGCCTGCCCGAACTGCGGCAACACCCTGCGCGGCTACATCCGCGTCGAGCGCATCAGCAAGAACCACGCGATGCTGCTGGCCCTGCTGCACTGCCTGCGCCAGGTTGCGCCCATCAGCGACGCCCAGGTCAGCGCCACGCAACGGCAGATCATCACCATGGCCCTGGAGCGCCAAGCATCGATCAGCGCCGACCACCAGCACGTGGCCGAATTTTGGGAAGTGTTCGACTTCCTCGAAGGCCTGGACGGCGAAGGCCCGGTGGTCAACCACAGCAACAACGCGGAAAAGGGCGAAATCGCCATCAACCTCAACGACTTCTACGAACGCGCCCAGGAGCACAAGCAGAAGTTGCCGGACATCAACGTGCTGCGCGACCTGCTCAAGGAAAGCCGCTCCCGCAAGTTCGTCGACGCCAACGTCGCAGTGGCCAGCGCCGTGCGCAAGCACCAGGCCAAGCGCAACAACCTCACCGTCTTCAAGTCCCCCACCGTGAAGTGCTGGATCTTCCAGCAGCACCCCAAAGCCGGCGCGGCAACGCCGGCATAA
- a CDS encoding Arm DNA-binding domain-containing protein, with protein MAKGVEVRGNRVRVYFRYQGELCREPFNGDATPENVAQAERLVGMIEYEIKAGTFSYARHFPDSPRVKTNTLGHYMDLWLEIKRNEMAPSGFRTYKSKVETHIRPRWGDEQADAIDHLHLQEWVHKTLMPSLHNRTVREIVSLVKQIFTLYRARNRSAHDPTEGITIRQPDPDEVDPFDREEIDAILSTPTDKLQELYLAQFMLWTGPRVSEAIALAWEDVDLKAGTVRFRRGQVRGVYKVTKNRRSNREVRLLKPALQALHAMAMHTQKLKPVEVEVLDRDNKTRKRQALRFVFHCTSTDAAHSSSDMLLKGFWRPHLEAAEVRYRGPNNCRHTYASQLLTTGAVTLQWLKDQMGHTTIAMLERHYGKYISKDGPDMIPLLEQALKL; from the coding sequence ATGGCAAAGGGTGTAGAGGTACGCGGCAACCGCGTGCGCGTGTATTTCCGTTATCAGGGCGAGCTGTGCCGCGAGCCGTTCAACGGCGACGCCACGCCCGAAAACGTCGCCCAGGCTGAGCGCCTGGTCGGCATGATCGAGTACGAAATCAAGGCGGGCACCTTCAGCTATGCCCGCCACTTCCCCGACTCGCCCAGGGTGAAAACCAACACCCTGGGCCACTACATGGATCTGTGGCTCGAGATCAAACGCAACGAGATGGCCCCATCCGGCTTCCGCACCTACAAGAGCAAGGTCGAGACGCACATCCGCCCGCGCTGGGGCGACGAACAGGCCGACGCCATCGACCACCTGCACTTACAGGAATGGGTGCACAAGACGCTGATGCCGTCCCTGCATAACCGCACCGTGCGCGAGATCGTCAGCCTGGTGAAGCAGATATTCACCCTGTACCGCGCGCGCAACCGCTCGGCGCACGACCCGACAGAGGGCATCACCATCCGCCAGCCCGACCCGGACGAGGTCGACCCATTCGACCGTGAGGAAATCGACGCCATCCTCAGCACGCCCACGGACAAGCTCCAGGAGCTATATCTCGCTCAGTTCATGCTGTGGACGGGGCCGAGGGTGTCGGAGGCCATCGCCCTGGCCTGGGAGGACGTCGACCTGAAGGCCGGCACGGTGAGGTTCCGCCGTGGCCAAGTGCGTGGCGTGTACAAGGTTACGAAGAACAGGCGGTCAAACCGCGAGGTGCGCTTGCTCAAGCCAGCGCTCCAGGCGCTGCACGCGATGGCCATGCACACGCAGAAGCTCAAACCGGTGGAAGTCGAGGTGCTCGACCGTGACAACAAGACCAGGAAGCGCCAGGCGCTGCGGTTCGTGTTCCACTGCACCAGCACCGACGCAGCGCACAGCAGCTCGGACATGCTGCTCAAGGGATTCTGGCGCCCGCACCTGGAAGCGGCCGAAGTGCGGTACCGGGGGCCGAACAACTGCCGCCACACCTACGCCAGCCAGTTGCTGACCACCGGAGCTGTGACGCTGCAATGGCTCAAGGACCAGATGGGCCACACCACCATTGCCATGCTTGAACGCCATTACGGCAAGTACATCAGCAAGGACGGCCCGGACATGATCCCCTTGCTGGAGCAAGCCCTAAAGCTCTGA
- the folD gene encoding bifunctional methylenetetrahydrofolate dehydrogenase/methenyltetrahydrofolate cyclohydrolase FolD, producing MTAQLIDGKAIAASLRQQIAQRVAERRQQGLRTPGLAVILVGTDPASQVYVSHKRKDCEEVGFLSRAYDLPAETSQADLLALIDELNEDPAIDGILVQLPLPENLDSSLLLERIRPDKDVDGFHPYNIGRLAQRMPLLRPCTPKGIMTLLESTGADLYGMHAVVVGASNIVGRPMAMELLLAGCTVTVTHRFTKDLAGHVGQADIVVVAAGKPGLVKGEWIKPGAIVIDVGINRQEDGKLVGDVVYETALPRAGWITPVPGGVGPMTRAGLLENTLHAAEHLHQ from the coding sequence ATGACCGCACAACTGATCGACGGCAAGGCGATCGCCGCCAGCCTCCGCCAGCAGATTGCCCAACGTGTCGCCGAACGCCGCCAGCAAGGCCTTCGTACGCCAGGCCTGGCTGTGATCCTGGTGGGCACCGATCCTGCCTCCCAGGTCTATGTGTCACATAAACGCAAGGATTGCGAAGAAGTCGGCTTTCTTTCCCGTGCCTATGATCTGCCGGCCGAGACCAGTCAGGCTGATCTGCTTGCCTTGATCGACGAGCTCAACGAGGATCCGGCCATCGACGGCATTCTGGTTCAGCTGCCGCTGCCGGAGAATCTGGATTCTTCCCTGCTGCTCGAACGCATCCGTCCAGATAAGGATGTGGACGGTTTCCACCCCTACAACATCGGCCGCCTGGCCCAGCGCATGCCGCTGCTGCGCCCCTGCACTCCCAAGGGCATCATGACCCTGCTGGAAAGCACCGGCGCCGACCTTTATGGCATGCATGCAGTGGTAGTCGGTGCCTCGAATATCGTCGGTCGCCCAATGGCCATGGAGCTGTTGCTTGCCGGCTGTACTGTCACCGTGACCCACCGCTTCACCAAGGATCTGGCCGGCCATGTCGGCCAGGCCGATATCGTCGTGGTCGCAGCCGGCAAACCGGGCCTGGTCAAGGGTGAGTGGATCAAGCCAGGCGCCATCGTCATCGATGTTGGCATCAACCGCCAGGAAGATGGCAAGCTGGTCGGCGACGTGGTGTACGAGACCGCCCTGCCCCGCGCCGGCTGGATCACCCCGGTACCGGGCGGCGTCGGCCCCATGACCCGCGCCGGCCTGCTGGAAAATACCCTGCACGCGGCCGAACACCTGCACCAATAA
- a CDS encoding ABC transporter substrate-binding protein, whose translation MFDNNNKTRHSMALAALLALSGLSGAAWADAYEEAAKKWIADEFNPSTLTPEQQLEELKWFIKAAEPFRGMNISVVSETITTHEYESKVLAKAFSEITGIKLRHDLLQEGDVVEKLQTQMQSDKNIYDGWVNDSDLIGTHARYGKAMAISDMIEGEAKDFTSPTLDLKDFIGISFTTGPDGKLYQLPDQQFANLYWFRADWFERPELKAKFKEIYGYELGVPVNWSAYEDIAEFFSKHVKEIDGQRVYGHMDYGKKDPSLGWRFTDAWFSMAGGGDKGLPNGLPVDEWGIRVEGCRPVGSSVARGGDTNGPAAVFATQKYVDWMRQYAPPEAQGMTFSEAGPVPAQGAIAQQIFWYTAFTADMTKPGLPVVNADGTPKWRMAPSPKGPYWEEGMKLGYQDTGSWTFLKSTPEKQRLAAWLYAQFVTSKTVSLKKTLVGLTPIRESDINSQAMTDVAPKLGGLVEFYRSPARVQWTPTGTNVPDYPRLAQLWWQFIAEAASGDKTPQQALDGLAAAQDTMLGRLERSGVLGECGPKLNEPRDPQYWFDQPGAPKPKLANEKPKGETIAYDELLKSWEQARN comes from the coding sequence ATGTTCGACAATAACAACAAGACCCGACATAGCATGGCGTTGGCCGCCTTGCTGGCGTTGTCCGGTTTGAGCGGTGCGGCCTGGGCGGATGCCTATGAAGAAGCCGCGAAGAAATGGATCGCTGATGAGTTCAACCCCTCGACCCTGACGCCCGAGCAGCAGCTCGAAGAGCTGAAGTGGTTCATCAAGGCCGCTGAGCCGTTCCGTGGCATGAACATCAGTGTGGTGTCGGAAACCATCACCACTCATGAGTATGAGTCCAAGGTGCTGGCCAAGGCCTTCAGTGAGATCACCGGCATCAAGCTGCGCCACGACCTACTGCAGGAAGGCGATGTGGTCGAGAAGCTGCAGACGCAGATGCAGTCGGACAAGAACATCTACGATGGCTGGGTCAACGACTCCGATCTGATCGGCACTCATGCGCGCTACGGCAAGGCCATGGCCATCAGCGACATGATCGAAGGTGAGGCCAAGGATTTCACCTCTCCGACTCTGGATCTCAAGGATTTCATCGGCATTTCCTTTACCACCGGGCCAGATGGCAAGTTGTACCAACTGCCTGACCAGCAGTTCGCCAATCTCTACTGGTTCCGCGCTGACTGGTTCGAACGCCCGGAACTCAAGGCCAAGTTCAAGGAAATCTACGGCTACGAGTTGGGCGTGCCGGTCAACTGGTCGGCCTACGAGGACATTGCCGAGTTCTTCTCCAAGCACGTCAAGGAGATCGACGGTCAGCGTGTCTACGGCCACATGGACTACGGCAAGAAAGATCCGTCGCTGGGCTGGCGCTTCACCGATGCCTGGTTCTCCATGGCCGGCGGCGGCGACAAGGGTCTGCCCAACGGCCTGCCGGTGGACGAGTGGGGCATTCGCGTCGAGGGCTGCCGGCCAGTGGGCTCCAGTGTTGCCCGTGGCGGCGATACCAACGGCCCGGCGGCCGTATTCGCCACGCAGAAATACGTCGACTGGATGCGCCAGTACGCGCCGCCGGAAGCGCAGGGCATGACCTTCTCCGAGGCCGGTCCAGTGCCGGCGCAGGGCGCCATCGCCCAGCAGATCTTCTGGTACACCGCCTTTACTGCCGACATGACCAAGCCGGGGCTGCCCGTGGTCAACGCGGACGGCACACCGAAATGGCGCATGGCGCCGTCGCCCAAGGGGCCGTACTGGGAGGAGGGGATGAAGCTGGGTTATCAGGACACCGGTTCCTGGACCTTCCTCAAGTCCACCCCGGAGAAGCAGCGCCTGGCCGCTTGGCTCTACGCCCAGTTCGTCACTTCCAAGACCGTCTCGCTGAAGAAGACCCTGGTCGGTCTGACGCCGATCCGCGAGTCGGACATCAATTCGCAGGCGATGACTGACGTGGCGCCCAAGCTCGGTGGCCTGGTGGAGTTCTACCGCAGCCCGGCGCGCGTGCAGTGGACGCCGACCGGCACCAACGTGCCGGACTACCCTCGCCTGGCCCAGCTCTGGTGGCAGTTCATCGCCGAGGCCGCCAGCGGCGACAAGACCCCGCAGCAGGCGCTCGATGGCCTGGCCGCAGCGCAGGACACCATGCTCGGTCGCCTGGAGCGCTCCGGTGTGCTGGGCGAGTGCGGGCCGAAGCTGAACGAGCCGCGTGATCCGCAGTACTGGTTCGACCAGCCGGGTGCACCGAAACCCAAGCTGGCCAACGAGAAGCCCAAGGGCGAGACCATTGCCTACGACGAGTTGCTCAAATCCTGGGAGCAGGCACGCAACTGA
- a CDS encoding DUF2160 domain-containing protein, which yields MSWMAWTLPTALFFTGIAVLLAGMTLVELRWPCVERKGFLPITTTRGDRLFIGLLGSAYLHLLVIGVTDWSVWIASLLSLLWLCAVMRWG from the coding sequence ATGAGCTGGATGGCCTGGACTCTACCGACCGCGCTGTTCTTCACCGGCATCGCCGTGCTGCTGGCCGGCATGACGCTGGTCGAGCTGCGCTGGCCGTGCGTCGAACGCAAGGGATTTCTGCCGATCACCACCACCCGTGGGGATCGGCTGTTCATCGGTCTGCTCGGCAGCGCCTACCTGCACCTGCTGGTAATCGGCGTGACCGACTGGAGCGTGTGGATAGCTTCGCTGCTATCGCTGTTGTGGTTGTGCGCAGTAATGCGCTGGGGCTGA
- a CDS encoding carbohydrate ABC transporter permease, translating to MTLRKRLVLLIYFLFLLVPIYWLLNMSFKSNTEILGGLSLWPQSFTLDNYRVIFTDRSWYEGYLNSLYYVSLNTLISLSVALPAAYAFSRYRFLGDKHLFFWLLTNRMAPPAVFLLPFFQLYSSIGLFDTHIAVALAHCLFNVPLAVWILEGFMSSVPKEIDETAYIDGYSFPKFFVKIFIPLIRSGIGVTAFFCFMFSWVELLLARTLTSVDAKPIAAVMTRTVSASGIDWGVLAAAGVLTILPGMLVIWFVRNHVAKGFALGRV from the coding sequence ATGACGCTACGCAAACGCCTGGTGCTGCTGATCTATTTCCTGTTCCTGCTGGTGCCGATCTACTGGCTGCTGAACATGTCGTTCAAGAGCAACACCGAGATCCTCGGCGGCCTCAGCCTATGGCCGCAGAGTTTCACTCTCGATAATTACCGGGTGATCTTCACCGACCGCAGCTGGTACGAGGGCTACCTCAACTCGCTGTACTACGTCAGCCTCAACACCCTGATCTCCCTCAGTGTGGCGCTACCGGCAGCCTATGCCTTCTCGCGCTATCGCTTTCTCGGCGACAAGCACCTGTTCTTCTGGCTGCTGACCAACCGCATGGCGCCACCGGCGGTGTTCCTGCTGCCGTTCTTCCAGCTGTACTCGTCCATTGGCCTGTTCGACACTCATATCGCCGTGGCCCTGGCGCACTGCCTGTTCAACGTGCCGCTGGCGGTGTGGATTCTCGAAGGCTTCATGTCCAGCGTACCCAAGGAAATCGACGAGACGGCCTATATCGACGGTTACAGCTTTCCGAAATTCTTCGTGAAGATCTTCATTCCGTTGATCCGCTCCGGTATCGGCGTCACTGCCTTCTTCTGCTTCATGTTCTCCTGGGTCGAGCTGCTGCTGGCGCGCACCCTGACCTCGGTGGACGCCAAACCCATCGCGGCGGTGATGACCCGTACGGTGTCCGCGTCGGGGATCGACTGGGGCGTGCTGGCTGCTGCCGGGGTGTTGACCATCCTGCCGGGGATGCTGGTGATCTGGTTCGTTCGCAACCATGTGGCTAAGGGCTTCGCCCTCGGTCGCGTGTAA
- a CDS encoding carbohydrate ABC transporter permease, which yields MKVQNNKAWWLVLPVFLLVAFSAIVPMMTVVNYSVQDIFDPSTRYFVGVDWYRQVLQDPRLHDSLLRQFIFSACVLLIQIPLGIAIALCMPTRGRWASLCLILMAIPLLIPWNVVGTIWQIFGRADIGLMGWALNSLGISYNYASNTMDAWVTVLIMDVWHWTSLVALLCYSGLRAIPDVYYQAARIDRASNWAVFRHIQLPKLKSVLLIAVMLRFMDSFMIYTEPFVLTGGGPGNATTFLSQTLTQMAIGQFDLGPAAAFSLVYFLIILLVSWLFYTAMTHDDKTR from the coding sequence ATGAAGGTGCAGAACAACAAGGCCTGGTGGCTGGTGCTGCCGGTATTCCTGTTGGTGGCGTTCAGCGCCATCGTGCCGATGATGACGGTGGTCAATTACTCGGTGCAGGACATCTTCGACCCGTCCACGCGCTACTTCGTCGGCGTCGACTGGTATCGCCAGGTGCTGCAGGATCCGCGCTTACATGACTCGCTACTGCGCCAGTTCATCTTCTCCGCGTGCGTGCTGCTGATCCAGATTCCGCTGGGCATCGCCATCGCCCTGTGCATGCCGACGCGCGGGCGCTGGGCCTCGCTGTGCCTGATCCTGATGGCCATTCCACTGCTGATTCCGTGGAACGTGGTCGGCACCATCTGGCAGATCTTCGGGCGCGCCGACATCGGTTTGATGGGCTGGGCGCTGAACAGCCTGGGCATCAGCTACAACTATGCCTCCAACACCATGGACGCCTGGGTGACGGTGCTGATCATGGATGTCTGGCACTGGACGTCTCTGGTGGCGCTGCTGTGCTACTCGGGGCTGCGCGCGATTCCCGATGTCTACTACCAGGCGGCGCGTATCGACCGCGCGTCGAACTGGGCGGTGTTCCGCCATATCCAGCTGCCCAAGCTCAAGAGCGTGCTGCTGATCGCGGTGATGCTGCGCTTCATGGACAGCTTCATGATCTACACCGAGCCCTTCGTGCTCACCGGTGGCGGGCCGGGCAATGCCACCACCTTCCTCAGCCAGACCCTGACGCAAATGGCCATCGGCCAGTTCGACCTGGGCCCGGCCGCGGCATTCTCGCTGGTGTACTTCCTGATCATCCTGCTGGTGTCCTGGCTGTTCTACACCGCCATGACCCACGACGACAAAACCCGCTGA
- a CDS encoding ABC transporter ATP-binding protein has protein sequence MAEIRLHNLAHSYSGTPKAPEDYAIREMNHIWQQGGAYALLGPSGCGKSTLLNIISGLLSPSQGEVQFDGKAVNTLSPQQRNIAQVFQFPVVYDTMTVFDNLAFPLRNQGMDEARVMSKVHEIAEVLELHPLLHKKACNLTADEKQKVSMGRGLVRDDVSAILFDEPLTVIDPHLKWKLRRKLKQIHEQFNITMVYVTHDQLEASTFADKIAVMYGGQIVQFGTPRELFERPGHTFVGYFIGSPGMNLIDVQRCEGGVRFAGTQLPLSDALNRRLAELDGKRLQVGIRPEFVHIWDGAYEDALCGQVLHVEDLGTYKILTFNLDGQVLKARLQEDQPVPREQVYLSFPAQWLMLYADDYLVEVAP, from the coding sequence ATGGCCGAGATCCGTTTGCACAACCTCGCGCACAGCTACAGCGGCACGCCGAAAGCGCCGGAAGACTATGCGATTCGCGAGATGAACCATATCTGGCAGCAGGGCGGCGCCTATGCGCTGCTGGGGCCGTCAGGCTGCGGAAAGTCGACCTTGCTCAACATCATCTCTGGGCTGCTCAGCCCGTCGCAGGGCGAGGTGCAGTTCGACGGTAAGGCGGTCAACACGCTGTCGCCGCAGCAGCGCAACATCGCTCAGGTTTTCCAGTTTCCGGTGGTCTACGACACCATGACGGTGTTCGACAACTTGGCCTTCCCGCTGCGTAACCAGGGCATGGACGAGGCGCGGGTGATGAGCAAGGTGCACGAGATCGCCGAGGTGCTGGAGCTGCATCCGCTGCTGCACAAGAAGGCGTGCAACCTCACTGCCGACGAGAAGCAGAAAGTCTCCATGGGCCGTGGCCTGGTGCGTGATGATGTCTCGGCGATCCTCTTCGACGAGCCGCTGACGGTGATCGACCCGCACCTGAAGTGGAAGCTGCGGCGCAAGCTCAAGCAGATCCACGAGCAGTTCAACATCACCATGGTCTACGTCACTCACGACCAGCTTGAGGCTTCCACCTTCGCCGACAAGATCGCGGTGATGTATGGCGGGCAGATCGTCCAGTTCGGCACGCCGCGCGAACTGTTCGAGCGCCCCGGGCACACCTTCGTCGGCTATTTCATCGGCAGCCCGGGGATGAATCTGATCGACGTGCAGCGCTGTGAGGGCGGAGTGCGCTTCGCCGGCACCCAGCTACCACTCTCCGACGCGCTCAATCGGCGTCTGGCCGAACTAGATGGCAAGCGCCTGCAGGTGGGCATCCGCCCCGAGTTCGTGCACATCTGGGATGGCGCCTACGAAGACGCGCTGTGCGGCCAGGTGCTGCATGTCGAGGATCTCGGTACCTACAAGATTCTCACCTTCAACCTCGATGGCCAGGTACTCAAAGCGCGTTTGCAGGAAGACCAGCCAGTGCCGCGCGAGCAGGTGTACCTGAGTTTTCCGGCGCAGTGGCTGATGCTCTATGCCGACGACTACCTGGTGGAGGTGGCGCCATGA